In the Sphaerodactylus townsendi isolate TG3544 linkage group LG10, MPM_Stown_v2.3, whole genome shotgun sequence genome, one interval contains:
- the MAB21L2 gene encoding protein mab-21-like 2, whose product MIAAQAKLVYQLNRYYTERCQARKAAIAKTIREVCKVVSDVLKEVEVQEPRFISSLSEIDARYEGLEVVSPTEFEVVLYLNQMGVFNFVDDGSLPGCAVLKLSDGRKRSMSLWVEFITASGYLSARKIRSRFQTLVAQAVDKCSYRDVVKMIADTSEVRLRIRERYVVQITPAFKCTGIWPRSAAQWPLPHIPWPGPNRVAEVKAEGFNLLSKECHSLTGKQSSAESDAWVLQFGEAENRLLMGGCRNKCLSVLKTLRDRHLELPGQPLNNYHMKTLLLYECEKHPRETDWDEACLGDRLNGILLQLISCLQCRRCPHYFLPNLDLFQGKPHSALESAAKQTWRLAREILTNPKSLDKL is encoded by the coding sequence ATGATCGCGGCGCAGGCCAAGCTGGTGTACCAGCTGAACCGGTACTACACGGAGCGGTGCCAGGCGCGCAAGGCGGCCATCGCCAAGACCATCCGCGAGGTGTGCAAGGTGGTGTCGGAcgtcttgaaggaggtggaggTGCAGGAGCCGCGCTTCATCAGCTCGCTGAGCGAGATCGACGCGCGCTACGAGGGCCTCGAGGTGGTCTCGCCCACCGAGTTCGAGGTGGTGCTCTACCTCAACCAGATGGGCGTCTTCAACTTCGTGGACGACGGCTCGCTGCCCGGCTGCGCGGTGCTCAAGCTGAGCGACGGCCGCAAGCGCAGCATGTCCCTCTGGGTGGAGTTCATCACGGCCTCGGGCTACCTGTCGGCGCGCAAGATCCGCTCGCGCTTCCAGACGCTGGTGGCGCAGGCCGTGGACAAGTGCAGCTACCGCGACGTGGTCAAGATGATCGCCGACACCAGCGAGGTGCGGCTGCGCATCCGCGAGCGCTACGTGGTGCAGATCACGCCGGCCTTCAAGTGCACGGGCATCTGgccccgcagcgcggcccagtgGCCCCTGCCCCACATCCCCTGGCCCGGGCCCAACCGCGTGGCCGAGGTCAAGGCCGAGGGCTTCAACCTCCTCTCCAAGGAGTGCCACTCGCTGACCGGCAAGCAGAGCTCGGCCGAGAGCGACGCCTGGGTGCTGCAGTTCGGCGAGGCCGAGAACCGCCTGCTGATGGGCGGCTGCCGCAACAAGTGCCTGTCGGTGCTCAAGACCCTGCGCGACCGCCACCTCGAGCTGCCCGGCCAGCCGCTCAACAACTACCACATGAAGACGCTGCTGCTCTACGAGTGCGAGAAGCACCCGCGCGAGACCGACTGGGACGAGGCCTGCCTGGGCGACCGCCTCAACGGCATCCTCCTGCAGCTCATCTCCTGCCTGCAGTGCCGACGCTGCCCCCACTACTTCCTCCCCAACCTCGACCTCTTCCAGGGCAAGCCCCACTCCGCCCTCGAGAGCGCCGCCAAGCAGACCTGGCGCCTCGCCCGAGAGATCCTCACCAACCCCAAGAGCCTCGACAAGCTATAG